The nucleotide window CTTTCTTGTAGATATTAGTGAACTGACTTCAGAGTCTACTCATTCTAACTCGGATCGAGATGCTAGTCTCAGAATGAGTTAACATTTCTGTGAGTGTGCGTCTAAATGAGTCCGTCTCTGGAAAATTTTGTTGTTTCTGAGTCGGAGCGAGTCCAAAGTGCAAGATACATTTCCTGAGGGAATCTGAGTTCGATTTTTGTTTGCCAAGCTATGGTCATACCTACTCGTCTTCAGTATTACTATCTGCTTTACCtagatcagcgttcatactcgcGTCAATGCTCACATATTTCAAAGCCGTGTCTTTTATATACcatttgaatatttattgatcagtggCATGAATTACATGGTGGAAGGCCTCGACCTTTCCCTAACCATTGACAATTAAAGGAAGTTGGTGataacctctccttacatacatttaataaaaaaaaaaaagttggtgatgaatatatattgcgctgtcatctctttcaagaaaaacgaCCTTACTGGTTTACGAGCACTCGTAACTCGTATTCGAAGGCACCATATGAAAAGGTGCCAAGAAGAGCATCAATTACGTGAAATTTCGGTGTTAAAAAGCACTGACATTGTGGTCGAAAAAGAcagtgagtccgagcgagtccagcTGAACAAATTTTTGTGATAGTGAGTACGGCTCCCAAAAATGTTTATTGAGTCCGAGTCTGAGCAAGCTTCACAAGTTTTTCTGACTTACACTGCCTTGGGTTGAAGCAAAGTGGAAGCAAGTTTCTATTAAATGTATGATTTAAATATGACTACATTGCAAGTTGTACACAGTGAAATATTTGTGTTTAAAGGTTTCCTACTTGGCcaatataacaagcttttaaacttaatagggccctccaacacttcgaaaagtgcactgttgtagccaaacaccgtcagcagctaacacgagagattatggaggccaataaaatgcaaatgctgggtgatcgatgtatcagcatgcctttgcttgctctgactaaaaaagaaagcgagtttctggctttgacacaattgattgtgaacttgtgctgagctgtggcgttgtaaccatataatgagatgatgattgtcttgctgtgatgcaatacaTTGCGCGGTGGTGTTCCGTcatgagtatatatttccagcattttcgttaataaaatttcagttgtcagcactctttctgtccttgtctcttcttctgtagttacatcgtaactactcgtagtcttgcgctgtaaAAATATGTTGAATccctatcaccaactagcccaagcatctgtcttatcaagttatgaaataaaaacactgtatacccaaaatttccaaaacaaagaaaattcagaatatagaATTTGAGAATAAATGACCCAAGAACAGTACAACAAATTTATAAATGATGCATATGATGGTTCTATtcaaatagacaaagaaaattggaAGCGAGGTGCCACCTCATTGCTAGTGCCGTGCGGTATAAAGCATTGCttgattttttaaattttttttgtagcacacATGAACTCAGTTTTCTCAATAAATTTTTGTTCTTATTGCGATAAGAGCCCACAAGTGTTTTAATATAGATGGATGTTATGATATGATCCCACTATAAATAcaaatgtccaatgaacttcgctgtTTAAAATTAACAGGGTTGCAGGCACTATAACCTAACTCAGTCTTGAAAGGTCGCTTCACGGCATTGCGAATATCTCCAAAGTTGTTGGTTTCACCGCACAGAGAACCTATgcggcagtgaaaccacctttcaaAGCAGTTACGCACGGTGAAGTATGTCTCACAGGCGCAGCCactcagtgatgttccgtgcaggaaaattttgttttatcGGGGAATattcgcctgtcattttgagccaaaaaAAATCTTCGCAATATTGCAGGGtatttcaggaatggttaaattctcATTTGACGACCcataattagcggtcacagtgcgccttcatctgctgttaTCGGTTCAGGTGCATGCACCACGCTAGCAGAACCCTTGAGATTTGATATACGCGGAGTGATTTCTAGTTCattattggtgttagacttgaagcccgcaatgtgcagtgtactttcactatatgaatgaatatgccatggctttgttgtgcggcagcgggtgggctagtcatgatttcaaaagtggcCAGTACGTCATACACGTGTAATTATAGTGTTTGCGTAGATGAGGGCGGAAATGAGTACTGTTatgcagggaaatatgctggaACTTTAGTCAACGTTAACAGGGAAAAATTCccgaaatagggaattttcatgtctatgaccgcgaattcttcggcgtagaaCGAAACATCACTGGCCACAGTGTACATGCTGAATCGGCGTGACCTTCCTCCGTGGGCGGTGACGTCAGACCACTGGGGCGTGTCCACGTGGTGTCACGAAGGCGATCGCTCCACGAAGTTCGTCCTACGACTGTGGTTGTGACCGTCAAGTTTGTACGAGTGCCGATCGCGTTGTTGCACAATATCGAGGCACAATGGAGGAGATGCGTCAGCCACTTGAGGTCGTAAGAGATGACTAGCAGTCTACTGAATACGAGTCCGTGTTCCGAGCAAACTTGGTCGACGAAGACGCCGTCAATGAATGGATGGAAGTGTACAGCGTACGGACCAACACTTCTTGGATTGTCTGGCGCGTCCAGAGTGCTGGGGAAAGGTGGGTTTGCCTTGTCGATGCCATTTCCTGCACTACAGCCGTTTGAGCGATCATTTACACAGGGCTTACAGCTGAAATCATAGTTTCGAAATTCTGCGCCGCGCTACAAGGCGATTTTATTGATGTCATGGCGGCAGCTCCATTTGCGGTGATGAGGTTGCTGCGGCAATTGCGCTGAGATGTGAAAACTGCTACATACTGAAACATTTCGACAGAAGAGGCACAATTAACGCTGACCGTGCGCCAAGACGTTTTCACGGTctttcggcgaaaaaaaaaaaaaagtggtaggcgATCGAAACACGAGTGCTCGACCATTTttcggcaaggttccttttggcgttgcataagtggttgccagactggaagggtggttgttgccagactgtcGCTAAATTTAACCGACAAATTTTCTtgtgtagttgtggcttctccgtaagagtttggtgctatccgcggtgcattttgcgagtgcatgagcgacgctggcccttttaattaacggaatgaaccgagcctagcagaagtcgagcgcggcgctgccgtgtaattaagaggccgttttaattaacggaatgaaccgcgcattacagaattcgttttatttacggaatgaaccgcaggaggtgatgcgctgcccccctcccccttactttttttttttccctctcagcTGATcatgtcgcgtcgaccgcgcgctacgacgggggacgctacgcttcccctagctgtgtcagcaagacatatcgttcggactcgtatatacatgtgatgaataagtgTTCCAAGACTGGTTAATTAGGgtatgtcggatatgctacagctatgtacgcctggactcgcgaaatgcaccacgGATAGCACCAACTCTtacgaagaagccacaactacaggaaaaaactttttcgccaaatttagcggcagtctggcaacaaccacaccaaagtctggcaacaaacttatgcaacgccaaaaggaaccttgctcATTTTTCACCATGGCGAAAAAACGCGCTCTGTCCCGTGTCCTCTACGCGCCTACTTGCGCATCATATTCAATtgtgctgccaatcggtagtctaGGCTCCTCAGGGCATGTGAGCCAAACATAGCGCAGCACGTGAAACAGAATTTACAATTCTTAAACACCTTTAAATCGTTCGCTCTTCTCTCCCCCCAATGATGCCGTCAACCTAACCGTGCCATAAACTCAAAGTGGacggccactggctgatttgacacCCCGTGATGGGCAATGTTACCGCGGACGTCACAAAATGCGGCGATGTTCGCTCGCTCGCGCTGCAAGTAGCTTAGCATTcccagaaaaaacaaaaaaaaaaggcgacgcgCGCTGGCGAACAGGTGTGCCtaatcttgcctttttttttatatatatatacatgcttgTGTAGCTTTCAGCCCGCTCGCTATTACAGAAAGCACTTAAAAACGCGACCAACCCCATTAACTCTGGCCATACTTGACACTGAAAATTGTTGCGGCAGTCGATTTGTACGACAATGAACTCCTTTAAATAACCATTAGATGACTACTTGAAAAATGTAGCAGGGTCTCTAAGTTAATGCTGTAAATTTTAGTGCTCATTGAACAACACAGATAAGAGCTGCATAGTCCTAAAATCTCTCCAGGTCAATAACATCTAGGTGGGAATACCAACAGTGTAGTAGACACGCCACTTGGCAGCCTAGCGTCCTTCCTGTCCCTGTATTTTTTTGCCTTGATTGCTTCTGCATTCTGTTGATGCTGCTGGGGTTCAACCCACCAAGACtatataccaacttgcccaacaagccaTCTTAACTCAATAACTGAATACTCAACAGAGATTATTTGCTTGAGCTAATGATAATGAAGAGGCAGTTGACAAAAGCCACCTAGCTCTTGCTTGAGCTCACAATATTCATGTATAACCACCATCTGTTCGGAAACTTTGCCTGCTGCAACCGGTCTTGCACTACTGCAATGACATGTGCACACTGCAGCATCTTGAATGTGGCAACTTCAGCACCGAAGCATGTGCCCTACCATAAAACTTTGCTTGGTGCATATAGATTGCAACATGATGTGTCATTTCACCTAGCAGGCTCTGCAAAAGCTACAAGTATTGGCCTAAccagcaatgttgaaaagggtggTAGCTGAACTTGCCATGTGTTGTAGCAGGCTCTTGGTATAAATACCCAACTTGATGTTAATGTCACGTTCATATAGTGCCCGTCTCTATGCAATTCTGCCACAAATTCtagatgcctctttttttttttttttttttctggctcggGAGGGGAAAAGGGGATCGTCGCAAACAATACCAACTACAACTTATTTAACACATTGCCAAGTCAGGCAAAAAAATATTCACTAAGTTGTGGAGTCCAAAATGTGTCATAATTGGTGAAGTTAAAGGTTATTGTGAGTATTCAATAATTCTTTGTTGCTTTCAGTCAACAGTCTGTACAGACAGAGTCCTTTCCTGGCGTGCACCGAGCCAAACGATTGTTCAACACTACCATCATCTTCATGATGGCATGGCGGCTGAAGCACCTCTGGGGTGCCCCAGTGAGATGTGCGACAACCACTCATATGGTGCTCATACAATCGTACGGTGCCATGCCATTGCACAGAATACATTGCACAGAATACAACATACGAGCAGCCAGCTGCAAATGGGATAAAAGCATAGCTATTGTAGCAGTGCAACTGTGAAAATAGTTTTGTACTTCTAGTTATTCATACTTAGATAATTATattttacaaagcagtgcattatGAAAGAGCTTATCCCTATTTGCACCCATGTGTGTCATGCAGGATGACTTTTCACAAAATTTGGCGCTGCCAGCATCACACAAAGAACAAGAAGAGTGGCCCACGCAATGCCAAGTGCATGGCCAAAGTTGATGTAAAAATAAAGCTTGCCACGTTTGACACCAAACGCAGGGACAAGTATCTGCAGAGAGAGGTGCCTCTTTCTGCAGTGATACAAATCGACGACAGGCACAGCCACAGCACCGACTCAACGGATGCTCTGCGGCTACTTCGCCGCACCAGGTCAACAAGGCAAACATTCTTCCGTTACTTCAGCGAAGGCATGACCCCTAGTGAAGCAAGGAGACTGCATGAGAGCAAGCTCTCTATGGAAGATGATGGCCCTGCAAAGCTGGCCAATGCGGCTTTAAATCCGCCTCAAAGAACGGTCTACCACTGGCACAGCGTTTGGAGGGAGGCTTGTTTTGGTGGTACTTACATCGACCCAGTGCTGAAACTGAAGGAAAAGGCTTCTTTGTATGCAGCTCAAGGTATGTCTAAACTTGTGGGAGAATCTGTCCTCTACGTAAAACAGTATTCATAAGCACTCATTTTCAATGTGTGAATGGTGAAGTTGTAGCTATGACAAATTACAGACACATTCAGCACAAAGCCTCATCTACTTGTGATTCATGCCAGTGGCTTGGTTGTACATTGCACCTGCCAGTCAGAGCATACATTTACCATTATTTTCTTGGGAAGTAAGAAATGATGTATTTACTTTGAAACCCACAACTTTTTGATGAATTTACGTTCCTGTGAAATCAGAAACATCAAATACTTGGAGTAACCTTGAGTATGGCAAACTTAAAGCCCAAGAGGTGCACAGGTAGTCGGAGTTTTAAGTGGCGAAACCAGAAAACCAGATCAGATTGATAGGAAAACCAAAATgatgaaaaagaaaggggggaagAAGAACATATACATGACCAGataaaagaaataacaaaaacgttattttttttctttgaaagtgaCACTGACTTATTTTTAAAAGGTTTTTGATTCAAGGCATAAGTTGGCAATCTAGACCAACTGATACGTTGCATCAGCATCAATTCACAGGGAACCAGCATTAATGAAGCTCTCGAGTCAGCCCATGGAAACAAATTGTGAaatataaaacatgaaaaaaaagagatgagatGCCTCATACTGGCCAGCCTATGTTTCAATGTAAGTatttatctttgtcaaaggcattTTGTCCTTCTTGGCTGTTACTTGAAAGGATTAGTTGTAAATGTCATTAAAGGAAGAGTTGAAATTTCGGAAAGCatgacagcagcagcaaccagaGCTGTACAGAGTGGCTGCCACACAGGTCAATCTAGAGAGGCCATTTAAACttgggagaaaacaaaaaaagaaaagaagcgtaaAGCGCAAGAACGGAACAAAGGAAGACGATACAAAAAtgggcgctgactgccaactgaaaTTTTAATCAACAAAATCAAGGATACAcggatacaaaaaaaaatggttagaTTACAAATCTTCAGTCATGTGCGTCACataaaattgattttttttcaaacagattAAGTAGCGGAGTGCCTTTGGTGGATGGCAAAAGCCTCAAATATCTCCTGTGCAAGCCTTTGGCAACAGCATTTTAGGACTGTAACATCCGACAGACGAAGGCATGCTGCAGCCATGCCTAGCACAATGTGTGGCTAAATTACTACAAACACCAATCTTTACATGAATTGACACGTTTGCAAGGCCTATAACTGATGCACCGCCCAGTCTGTACCACAGACACACAGCCGCACGAACACTGAATTATGACATATATTGATCACTGGATGAACGGCTTGATATGTTTCTTTGAACAGCTTGCTCCGCTTCCTTCCTGTTCgttcgcatggcagcacattccGCCTAGCTTGGTGGCACCGATTGCTCTCACTGTTCAGGAAGATGGTCAGGTATCTTAAACCTATCTTATCCTGGTCCTGGTGCCATACCATTGAAGACTGAGATGTAGAGCCGAAACAGAGAACACCTTATTTGACAGATgcgaaactaacaaaaaaaaaattcagcagatcccatatACTTTGGGACTTCacattatgtgaagcatgcggagggaaggtggccgtgttgtaattttttttattcagcgacatgttatgaaatgatgctaaatatatgtacaaatgttgcaggaacagatgcatattgaacagttgcagatgtttctataaccagttgtttgcacttgcacaatggtgccatcagtaacatgagtattagcaacaccagaagtgataagctgatatgaagggtttgtgcttgcaaggatggtagccctggacactggtacataaatccacttctgcacatggcacctaactacaatgcaCGTTTACACAACATAAAGGTTGTAGCataggagtaaatatgtaatcTTTTTGAGAttgcatagccagcactgcaaccacatttgacgttttacgaacattacggtctatttgaaaaatagttccgagatctagcatggctctgtggtagaattcttgattgCCTCGCATTATGCTTGAGTTCGACTCCTGCTGACACCCTGAtagattaatatgtggagtttgacgtcccaaaaccaccatatgattatgagagacgctgtagtggagggcttcgcaaattccaaccacctggggttctttaacgtgcacactaatctgagcacactagcctacaacatttttgcctgcatcgaaaatgcagccgccgcagccagaattcgattccgcgacgtgcaagtcagcagccgagtaccttagccactagaccaccgcggcggggccctgctcgcaccctgacatttttctttgtgt belongs to Rhipicephalus microplus isolate Deutch F79 unplaced genomic scaffold, USDA_Rmic scaffold_13, whole genome shotgun sequence and includes:
- the LOC119165515 gene encoding uncharacterized protein LOC119165515 gives rise to the protein MEVYSVRTNTSWIVWRVQSAGERMTFHKIWRCQHHTKNKKSGPRNAKCMAKVDVKIKLATFDTKRRDKYLQREVPLSAVIQIDDRHSHSTDSTDALRLLRRTRSTRQTFFRYFSEGMTPSEARRLHESKLSMEDDGPAKLANAALNPPQRTVYHWHSVWREACFGGTYIDPVLKLKEKASLYAAQGMSKLVGESVLYVKQYS